In Rhinopithecus roxellana isolate Shanxi Qingling chromosome 4, ASM756505v1, whole genome shotgun sequence, a single genomic region encodes these proteins:
- the CCNC gene encoding cyclin-C isoform X2, with translation MAGNFWQSSHYLQWILDKQDLLKERQKDLKFLSEEEYWKLQIFFTNVIQALGEHLKLRQQVIATATVYFKRFYARYSLKSIDPVLMAPTCVFLASKVEEFGVVSNTRLIAAATSVLKTRFSYAFPKEFPYRMNHILECEFYLLELMDCCLIVYHPYRPLLQYVQDMGQEDMLLPLAWRIVNDTYRTDLCLLYPPFMIALACLHVACVVQQKDARQWFAELSVDMEKILEIIRVILKLYEQWKNFDERKEMATILSKMPKPKPPPNRNSLSDSPLVAGPEAAR, from the exons ATGGCAGGGAACTTTTGGCAGAGCTCCCACTA TTTGCAATGGATTTTGGATAAACAAGATCTGTTGAAGGAGCGCCAAAAGGATTTAAAGTTTCTCTCAGAGGAAGAATATTGgaagttacaaatattttttacaaatg TTATCCAAGCATTAGGTGAACATCTTAAATTAAGACAACAAGTTATTGCCACTGCTACGGTATATTTCAAGAGATTCTATGCCAG GTATTCTCTGAAAAGTATAGATCCTGTATTAATGGCTCCTACATGTGTGTTTTTGGCATCCAAAGTAGAG gaATTTGGAGTAGTTTCAAATACAAGATTGATTGCTGCTGCTACTTCTGTAT TAAAAACTAGATTTTCATATGCCTTTCCAAAGGAATTTCCTTATAGGATGAATCAT ATATTAGAATGTGAATTCTATCTTTTAGAACTAATG GATTGTTGCTTGATAGTGTATCATCCTTATAGACCTTTGCTCCAGTATGTGCAGGACATGGGCCAAGAAGACATGTTGCTTCCCCTTGCATG GAGGATAGTGAATGATACCTACAGAACGGATCTTTGCCTACTGTATCCTCCTTTCATGATAGCTTTAG CTTGCCTACATGTAGCCTGTGTTGTACAGCAGAAAGATGCCAGGCAATGGTTTGCTGAGCTTTCTGTGGATATGGAAAAG attttggaAATAATCAgggttattttaaaactatatgagCAGTGGAAGAATTTCGATGAGAGAAAAGAGATGGCAACCATTCTTAGTAAGATGCCGAAACCAAAACCACCTCCAAACAG aaattccCTGAGTGATTCTCCACTAGTGGCAGGGCCTGAAGCTGCAAGATGA
- the CCNC gene encoding cyclin-C isoform X1: MAGNFWQSSHYLQWILDKQDLLKERQKDLKFLSEEEYWKLQIFFTNVIQALGEHLKLRQQVIATATVYFKRFYARYSLKSIDPVLMAPTCVFLASKVEEFGVVSNTRLIAAATSVLKTRFSYAFPKEFPYRMNHILECEFYLLELMDCCLIVYHPYRPLLQYVQDMGQEDMLLPLAWRIVNDTYRTDLCLLYPPFMIALACLHVACVVQQKDARQWFAELSVDMEKILEIIRVILKLYEQWKNFDERKEMATILSKMPKPKPPPNSEGEQGPNGSQNSSYSQS; this comes from the exons ATGGCAGGGAACTTTTGGCAGAGCTCCCACTA TTTGCAATGGATTTTGGATAAACAAGATCTGTTGAAGGAGCGCCAAAAGGATTTAAAGTTTCTCTCAGAGGAAGAATATTGgaagttacaaatattttttacaaatg TTATCCAAGCATTAGGTGAACATCTTAAATTAAGACAACAAGTTATTGCCACTGCTACGGTATATTTCAAGAGATTCTATGCCAG GTATTCTCTGAAAAGTATAGATCCTGTATTAATGGCTCCTACATGTGTGTTTTTGGCATCCAAAGTAGAG gaATTTGGAGTAGTTTCAAATACAAGATTGATTGCTGCTGCTACTTCTGTAT TAAAAACTAGATTTTCATATGCCTTTCCAAAGGAATTTCCTTATAGGATGAATCAT ATATTAGAATGTGAATTCTATCTTTTAGAACTAATG GATTGTTGCTTGATAGTGTATCATCCTTATAGACCTTTGCTCCAGTATGTGCAGGACATGGGCCAAGAAGACATGTTGCTTCCCCTTGCATG GAGGATAGTGAATGATACCTACAGAACGGATCTTTGCCTACTGTATCCTCCTTTCATGATAGCTTTAG CTTGCCTACATGTAGCCTGTGTTGTACAGCAGAAAGATGCCAGGCAATGGTTTGCTGAGCTTTCTGTGGATATGGAAAAG attttggaAATAATCAgggttattttaaaactatatgagCAGTGGAAGAATTTCGATGAGAGAAAAGAGATGGCAACCATTCTTAGTAAGATGCCGAAACCAAAACCACCTCCAAACAG TGAAGGAGAGCAGGGTCCAAATGGAAGTCAGAACTCTAGCTACAGCCAATCTTAA